A genome region from Pseudoalteromonas tetraodonis includes the following:
- the rpsK gene encoding 30S ribosomal protein S11 → MAKTPIRRKKVKKQVADGMAHVHASFNNTIVTITDRQGNALSWATAGGSGFRGSRKSTPFAAQVAAERAGTAAQEYGLKNLEVFIKGPGPGRESAVRALNAAGYRITNITDVTPIPHNGCRPPKKRRV, encoded by the coding sequence ATGGCTAAGACACCAATTCGTCGTAAAAAGGTTAAAAAGCAAGTTGCTGATGGTATGGCTCATGTTCATGCGTCTTTCAACAACACTATTGTAACGATTACCGACCGTCAAGGTAATGCACTATCATGGGCTACTGCCGGTGGTTCAGGTTTCCGTGGTTCACGTAAATCTACTCCATTTGCTGCTCAGGTTGCTGCAGAGCGTGCAGGTACTGCTGCTCAAGAATACGGTTTAAAAAATCTAGAAGTTTTCATCAAAGGTCCAGGTCCAGGTCGTGAATCTGCTGTACGTGCTTTGAATGCTGCTGGTTACCGTATCACCAACATTACTGACGTGACGCCAATACCACACAATGGTTGTCGTCCACCGAAGAAACGTCGCGTTTAA
- a CDS encoding DNA-directed RNA polymerase subunit alpha has translation MQGSVTEFLKPRLVDIDAINPTRSKVVLEPLERGFGHTLGNALRRILLSSMPGCAVTEVEIDGVLHEYSAKEGVQEDIIEILLNLKGLAVTLEGKDEVFLTLTKSGVGPVTAADIQHDGDVTIANPDHVICNLTTNNSEISMRIRVERGRGYVPASSRLSSDDDERPIGRLLLDASFSPVERIAYSVESARVEQRTDLDKLIIDMETNGTLDPEEAIRRASTILAEQLDAFVDLRDVTEPEEKEEKPEFDPILLRPVDDLELTVRSANCLKAEQIQYIGDLVQRTEVELLKTPNLGKKSLTEIKDVLASRGLSLGMRLENWPPASLAE, from the coding sequence ATGCAGGGTTCTGTTACAGAATTTCTAAAACCAAGGTTAGTCGATATCGACGCTATAAACCCAACGCGTTCTAAAGTAGTTTTAGAACCACTCGAGCGTGGCTTTGGTCACACTTTGGGTAATGCCTTACGCCGTATACTGTTATCATCTATGCCTGGATGTGCAGTAACTGAAGTTGAAATCGACGGTGTATTGCATGAGTACAGCGCGAAAGAAGGCGTACAAGAAGACATCATTGAAATACTACTAAACCTTAAAGGTCTAGCGGTAACGTTAGAAGGCAAAGATGAAGTTTTTCTGACCCTGACTAAATCTGGTGTAGGCCCTGTGACTGCGGCAGATATTCAGCACGATGGCGATGTAACAATTGCTAACCCAGATCATGTTATTTGTAATTTAACTACAAATAACAGCGAGATCAGCATGCGTATTCGTGTTGAGCGTGGTCGTGGTTATGTGCCGGCATCTAGTCGTTTATCCTCTGATGACGATGAGCGTCCAATTGGTCGATTGCTGCTTGATGCATCATTCAGCCCAGTTGAACGTATTGCGTACTCGGTTGAATCAGCCCGTGTTGAGCAACGTACAGACTTAGACAAGTTAATCATTGATATGGAAACAAACGGCACTTTAGATCCTGAAGAAGCGATCCGCCGTGCGTCTACTATCTTAGCTGAGCAACTAGATGCATTCGTAGATTTACGCGATGTAACTGAGCCAGAAGAGAAAGAAGAGAAGCCAGAATTCGATCCTATTCTACTTCGTCCAGTTGATGATCTTGAACTAACAGTACGTTCAGCAAACTGTTTGAAAGCCGAGCAAATTCAATATATCGGTGATTTAGTTCAGCGCACTGAAGTTGAGCTTCTTAAAACGCCTAATTTAGGTAAGAAGTCTCTAACTGAAATAAAAGACGTGCTAGCTTCACGTGGTCTTTCTCTAGGTATGCGCCTAGAAAATTGGCCGCCTGCAAGCCTAGCTGAATAA
- the rpmD gene encoding 50S ribosomal protein L30, with the protein MANKTVKVTQVKSSIGRLPKHKATLRGLGLRRINHTVELEDTACVRGMINQVYYMVKVEG; encoded by the coding sequence ATGGCTAATAAAACTGTAAAAGTAACACAAGTAAAAAGCTCTATCGGTCGTTTACCGAAGCATAAAGCTACATTACGCGGTCTTGGTTTACGTCGTATCAATCACACTGTTGAGTTAGAAGACACAGCATGTGTACGTGGTATGATTAACCAGGTTTATTACATGGTTAAGGTAGAGGGGTAA
- the rpsM gene encoding 30S ribosomal protein S13, with protein MARIAGINVPDHKHAVIGLTAIYGIGKTRSKAILEATGIAETTKIGELSDETLDVLREAVGKYTVEGDLRREVTLNIKRLMDLGCFRGLRHRRSLPLRGQRTKTNARTRKGPRKPIKR; from the coding sequence GTGGCCCGTATCGCTGGCATTAACGTCCCTGATCATAAACATGCAGTTATTGGTTTAACAGCTATTTATGGCATAGGTAAGACTCGCTCTAAGGCTATCTTAGAAGCGACTGGTATCGCCGAGACCACAAAAATCGGTGAACTTTCAGACGAAACACTTGACGTATTGCGTGAAGCAGTTGGCAAGTACACTGTAGAAGGTGACCTTCGTCGTGAAGTTACTTTGAATATCAAGCGCCTTATGGACCTTGGTTGTTTCCGTGGCCTACGTCACCGTCGCTCTTTACCACTTCGTGGTCAAAGAACAAAGACTAACGCGCGTACCCGTAAGGGTCCTCGTAAGCCTATTAAGCGATAA
- the rpmJ gene encoding 50S ribosomal protein L36: MKVRASVKKICRNCKVIKRAGVVRVICSEPKHKQRQG; encoded by the coding sequence ATGAAAGTACGTGCTTCCGTTAAGAAAATATGCCGTAACTGTAAAGTTATTAAACGTGCTGGTGTAGTACGCGTAATTTGCAGTGAGCCTAAGCATAAGCAAAGGCAAGGCTAA
- the rpsD gene encoding 30S ribosomal protein S4: MARYLGPKLKLSRREGTDLFLKSGVRAIDSKCKLETAPGQHGARKGRLSDYGLQLREKQKVRRIYGVLEKQFRNYYKEAARLKGNTGENLLQLLEQRLDNVVYRMGFASTRAEARQLVSHKAILVNGRVVNIPSYVITPEDTVVIREKSKTQARIIAALELAEQREKPTWVEVDGKKLEGSFKRLPERSDLSADINEQLIVELYSK, translated from the coding sequence ATGGCAAGATATTTGGGCCCTAAGCTCAAGCTGAGTCGTCGTGAAGGTACTGACCTGTTCCTTAAGAGCGGCGTAAGAGCTATCGACTCTAAGTGTAAACTTGAGACTGCACCTGGTCAGCACGGCGCTCGTAAAGGACGCTTATCTGATTACGGTTTACAATTACGTGAAAAGCAAAAAGTACGTCGTATCTACGGTGTATTAGAAAAGCAATTCCGTAACTACTACAAAGAAGCTGCTCGCCTTAAAGGTAATACAGGTGAAAACTTGTTACAGCTTTTAGAGCAACGTTTAGACAATGTTGTATATCGCATGGGTTTTGCTAGCACACGCGCTGAAGCACGTCAGTTAGTAAGCCACAAAGCGATTCTAGTTAATGGTCGTGTTGTGAACATTCCTTCATACGTAATTACTCCAGAAGATACTGTTGTAATCCGTGAGAAGTCTAAGACACAAGCACGTATCATCGCTGCTCTAGAGTTGGCTGAGCAACGTGAAAAGCCGACTTGGGTTGAAGTTGACGGTAAGAAATTGGAAGGTAGCTTCAAGCGCCTACCTGAGCGTTCAGATCTGTCTGCGGACATTAATGAACAACTAATCGTCGAACTTTACTCTAAGTAA
- the rplF gene encoding 50S ribosomal protein L6, producing MSRIAKAPINVPAGVEVTLKGQEITVKGKNGELTRTINDAVEVQVNDNVITTLPREGVANAWAQAGTARALINNMVVGTHEGYEKKLQLVGVGYCAAAKGKVLDLTLGFSHPVNFAVPEGITIETPSQTEVLVKGVDKQLVGQTAANIRAYRKPEPYKGKGVRYSDENVRRKEAKKK from the coding sequence ATGTCTCGCATAGCAAAGGCACCAATAAACGTTCCTGCCGGTGTAGAAGTTACATTAAAAGGCCAGGAAATCACAGTTAAAGGCAAAAACGGTGAACTTACTCGTACTATCAACGATGCAGTTGAAGTACAAGTTAACGACAACGTTATTACAACTTTACCTCGTGAAGGCGTAGCCAATGCATGGGCACAAGCAGGTACTGCTCGCGCTCTAATCAACAACATGGTTGTTGGTACGCATGAAGGTTACGAGAAGAAACTTCAGTTAGTAGGTGTTGGTTACTGTGCTGCAGCTAAGGGCAAAGTTTTAGACTTAACTCTTGGTTTCTCGCACCCAGTTAATTTCGCAGTTCCTGAAGGAATTACGATTGAAACTCCAAGCCAAACAGAAGTTCTAGTTAAGGGCGTAGATAAGCAGTTAGTTGGTCAAACAGCTGCTAACATTCGTGCATACCGTAAACCTGAGCCTTATAAAGGTAAAGGTGTTCGTTATTCAGATGAGAATGTACGCCGTAAAGAGGCTAAGAAGAAGTAA
- the rpsE gene encoding 30S ribosomal protein S5, whose amino-acid sequence MANVEAKQQQPDLAEKLIAVNRVSKVVKGGRIFSFTALTVVGDGAGKVGFGYGKAREVPAAIQKAMEKARRNMINVDLNGNTLQHPVKGRHAGSQVFMKPASEGTGIIAGGAMRAVLEVTGVQNVLSKCYGSTNPINVVRATISALENMNSPQSIAAKRGLRVDEILG is encoded by the coding sequence ATGGCTAACGTAGAAGCAAAGCAACAACAGCCTGATTTAGCTGAAAAGCTAATCGCGGTGAACCGTGTGTCTAAAGTAGTTAAAGGTGGTCGTATCTTTAGCTTTACTGCACTAACTGTAGTTGGTGATGGCGCAGGTAAAGTAGGTTTCGGTTATGGTAAAGCACGTGAAGTTCCAGCTGCTATTCAAAAAGCAATGGAAAAAGCACGTCGTAACATGATCAACGTAGACCTAAATGGCAACACATTACAGCATCCTGTTAAAGGACGTCATGCTGGCTCACAAGTGTTTATGAAACCAGCATCTGAAGGTACTGGTATCATTGCAGGTGGTGCTATGCGTGCAGTACTTGAAGTGACTGGTGTGCAGAACGTACTTTCTAAATGTTACGGTTCTACTAACCCGATCAACGTTGTACGTGCAACGATCTCAGCTCTTGAGAACATGAATTCTCCTCAGTCGATCGCTGCAAAACGTGGTCTTCGAGTAGATGAGATTTTGGGGTAA
- a CDS encoding methyl-accepting chemotaxis protein, with protein sequence MLIQKKMYAGSLLLIVFSLLVLTVIMQWVITPIIKNEAISAAKLQAKVIGESFAKDLGKSAALTKSLSVVAQTLPLDKDQFIKNLAPLIASGSGIAGGGIWPEPNMLDASAQRASLFWAKGDNGQYTLLDDYNQADSSPYQQESWYTSAANAQPGVCVWSEAYVDAVSNVPMVTCSVKIERNNQFWGVATLDIELSHIEKSLLAENQATGTYSFIIDSAQQFVSIPAFRDTNLAMLNFSQVVSKDSSLQPLVNALKNEDRLVAEFSSGVIKGDSSILVTFSLPEQKWRSGVIIPTAIAKKAANTLTYYLYGSFIVLIVIFISALLVFGKRLVEQIEQTSAQVRSLMQGQTDSKLPISGDDEMSHLCEAINDYGDHLIKILGLIKEEAASVKNNAESIDNLSSNSQQRAHELMQENELLATAINEMSIAASSASEDIGGVADITAKSSDLVNSGFNVIEQNAESIQLLFNKLTESSNAISQISEDSQQVGSVLDVIMNISEQTNLLALNAAIEAARAGDSGRGFAVVADEVRTLAQRTQQSAGEIETMISQLQQAAAKGVSVIQECREFSEVVNDRSNTTRTQYENIVDAFNDIKGRSASIAVATEEQAQVTVNVKKLAERIREISGQNAADAEDFREVSKASNSQAQRLYDISQQ encoded by the coding sequence ATGTTAATACAGAAAAAAATGTATGCGGGAAGCTTATTACTTATCGTTTTCTCTTTGCTCGTTTTAACCGTAATTATGCAATGGGTGATAACGCCAATTATAAAAAATGAAGCTATTTCTGCAGCTAAGTTACAGGCTAAAGTAATCGGAGAATCATTTGCTAAGGATTTAGGAAAAAGTGCAGCATTAACTAAAAGCTTATCTGTTGTTGCTCAAACACTTCCCCTTGATAAAGATCAATTTATTAAAAATTTGGCACCGTTAATTGCTAGTGGTTCAGGCATTGCTGGTGGTGGAATATGGCCAGAGCCAAATATGTTAGATGCATCAGCACAAAGGGCATCTTTGTTTTGGGCTAAGGGCGATAATGGTCAATACACTTTATTAGATGACTACAACCAAGCTGATAGCAGTCCATATCAACAAGAAAGCTGGTATACAAGTGCTGCTAACGCTCAACCAGGCGTATGTGTTTGGTCTGAGGCTTATGTTGATGCAGTCTCGAATGTGCCTATGGTAACTTGTTCCGTTAAAATTGAGCGTAATAATCAGTTTTGGGGAGTCGCTACTTTAGATATAGAGCTTTCTCATATTGAAAAGTCACTACTTGCTGAAAACCAAGCAACCGGTACCTACAGTTTTATTATTGATAGTGCGCAGCAGTTTGTTTCTATTCCTGCATTTAGAGATACGAATTTAGCCATGCTAAATTTTTCACAAGTTGTGAGTAAAGATAGCTCTTTACAGCCTTTAGTTAACGCCTTGAAAAATGAAGATAGACTCGTAGCAGAGTTTAGTTCTGGTGTCATAAAGGGGGATAGCTCAATTCTAGTGACATTCTCACTGCCGGAGCAAAAGTGGCGCTCTGGCGTGATAATTCCAACAGCGATTGCAAAAAAAGCAGCTAATACGCTGACATATTATTTGTATGGTTCATTCATTGTACTCATTGTTATATTTATATCGGCATTATTAGTCTTTGGTAAGCGATTAGTTGAGCAAATAGAGCAGACTTCGGCGCAAGTTAGGTCATTAATGCAAGGGCAAACAGATTCTAAATTACCAATATCGGGGGATGATGAAATGAGTCATCTTTGCGAAGCAATTAATGATTACGGTGATCATCTTATTAAAATTCTTGGGCTGATTAAAGAAGAGGCGGCCTCAGTAAAAAACAATGCTGAATCTATTGATAACTTGAGTAGTAATAGTCAGCAACGCGCACATGAACTAATGCAAGAAAATGAACTGTTAGCCACGGCTATCAATGAAATGTCGATAGCGGCTTCATCGGCATCAGAAGATATTGGTGGCGTTGCAGATATTACCGCTAAGTCATCAGATCTTGTAAACTCTGGATTTAATGTTATTGAACAAAACGCAGAATCTATCCAGCTGTTGTTCAATAAACTAACTGAGTCGTCCAATGCAATATCACAAATCTCTGAAGATTCACAGCAGGTTGGTTCGGTATTAGATGTGATTATGAATATCTCTGAGCAAACTAATTTGCTTGCGCTTAATGCTGCTATTGAGGCTGCTCGTGCTGGTGATTCTGGAAGGGGGTTTGCGGTCGTTGCTGATGAAGTTAGAACACTGGCACAAAGAACGCAACAATCAGCTGGTGAGATTGAAACCATGATAAGTCAGTTACAACAAGCGGCTGCAAAAGGAGTCAGTGTTATTCAAGAATGCCGAGAGTTCTCAGAAGTGGTCAATGATCGTTCAAATACAACACGCACGCAATATGAAAATATAGTTGATGCATTTAACGACATTAAAGGACGCTCAGCAAGTATTGCCGTAGCCACTGAAGAACAGGCTCAAGTAACCGTCAATGTTAAAAAACTAGCGGAACGGATCCGAGAAATATCAGGGCAAAATGCCGCCGATGCCGAAGACTTTAGAGAAGTAAGTAAAGCTTCTAATAGTCAAGCACAAAGGCTATACGACATTAGTCAGCAGTAA
- the secY gene encoding preprotein translocase subunit SecY — MAKPGQDTQSAQGGLSELKRRLLFVLGAIIIYRLGSFVPIPGIDAAVLADFFEQQKGTIVEMFNMFSGGALERASVLALGIMPYISASIITQLLTHMYPPFIELKKEGEQGRKKISQYTRYGTLVLATIQSIGIATSLPGMMNGLVVNPGIGFYFTAVVSLVTGTMFLMWLGEQITERGIGNGISVLIFVGIVANLPSAIGSTAEMARQGDLNVFVLLMVAVIVFAVTYLVVFFERGQRRIVVNYAKRQQGRQVFAAQSTHLPLKVNMAGVIPPIFASSIILFPGTIASWFGQGEGPVADVLQAIATTLTPGQPLYAMVLAAAIIFFCFFYTALVFNPRETADNLKKSGAFIPGIRPGEQTSKYIDKVMTRLTLAGALYITFICLVPEFMTMAWQTPFYFGGTSILIIVVVIMDFMAQVQTHLMSHQYDSVLKKANLKGYGR; from the coding sequence ATGGCTAAACCAGGTCAAGATACACAAAGTGCACAAGGTGGACTTTCGGAATTGAAGCGCCGATTACTCTTCGTATTGGGTGCTATCATAATTTACCGTCTAGGTTCATTTGTGCCGATCCCTGGGATTGACGCCGCTGTACTTGCCGATTTCTTCGAGCAACAAAAGGGCACCATTGTTGAGATGTTCAACATGTTTAGCGGTGGTGCGCTTGAGCGAGCTTCAGTGTTAGCACTGGGTATCATGCCGTATATCTCGGCTTCGATTATTACGCAACTATTAACGCATATGTATCCGCCGTTTATAGAGCTTAAGAAAGAAGGTGAGCAAGGGCGTAAAAAGATAAGCCAGTACACACGCTACGGCACGCTTGTGCTTGCTACTATCCAATCAATCGGTATTGCCACAAGCTTACCGGGCATGATGAACGGGTTAGTTGTTAACCCAGGTATAGGATTCTACTTCACCGCTGTGGTGAGTTTAGTAACCGGTACTATGTTCCTTATGTGGTTGGGCGAACAGATAACAGAACGTGGTATCGGTAACGGTATCTCAGTTTTAATATTTGTTGGTATTGTAGCTAACCTGCCGTCTGCTATTGGTTCGACAGCCGAAATGGCGCGCCAAGGTGATTTGAATGTTTTTGTACTGTTGATGGTTGCGGTTATAGTATTCGCTGTTACTTATCTTGTTGTATTCTTTGAACGTGGTCAACGACGTATCGTTGTTAACTACGCCAAACGTCAACAAGGTCGTCAAGTATTTGCTGCTCAAAGCACGCATTTACCTCTGAAAGTAAATATGGCGGGTGTTATTCCACCAATCTTCGCTAGCAGTATAATTCTGTTCCCTGGTACAATTGCAAGCTGGTTCGGCCAGGGTGAAGGTCCGGTTGCTGATGTGCTACAAGCAATTGCTACAACGTTGACTCCAGGTCAGCCTTTGTATGCAATGGTTTTAGCTGCGGCTATCATCTTCTTCTGCTTTTTCTACACAGCGTTGGTTTTTAACCCGCGTGAAACGGCAGACAACCTGAAAAAATCTGGCGCATTTATCCCAGGTATTCGTCCAGGTGAGCAGACATCTAAATACATTGATAAAGTGATGACACGCCTGACATTGGCAGGTGCTTTGTATATAACCTTTATCTGTCTGGTGCCCGAATTCATGACTATGGCATGGCAAACGCCATTCTATTTCGGCGGTACATCAATTTTGATTATCGTTGTAGTAATCATGGACTTTATGGCACAAGTACAGACGCATCTGATGTCACATCAGTATGATTCTGTGCTGAAAAAAGCGAACCTTAAAGGCTACGGTCGATAA
- the rplQ gene encoding 50S ribosomal protein L17, whose product MRHRKSGRQLNRNSSHRKAMFSNMAGSLVKHEIIKTTLPKAKELRRVIEPLITLAKTDSVANRRLAFARTRDNEVVGKLFSEIGPRNTDRPGGYTRILKCGFRAGDNAPMAYIELVGRPAASEEVQEDAQSAE is encoded by the coding sequence ATGCGCCATCGTAAGAGTGGTCGTCAATTAAACCGTAACAGTAGCCATCGTAAAGCGATGTTCAGCAATATGGCAGGTTCTTTGGTGAAACATGAAATCATCAAAACTACTTTGCCTAAAGCGAAAGAGTTACGCCGTGTAATTGAACCTTTAATCACACTGGCTAAGACTGACAGCGTAGCAAATCGCCGTTTAGCATTTGCCCGCACGCGTGATAATGAAGTAGTTGGTAAATTGTTCAGCGAAATCGGTCCTCGTAATACAGACCGTCCAGGTGGTTACACTCGTATTCTTAAGTGTGGCTTCCGTGCTGGTGATAATGCACCAATGGCTTATATTGAACTAGTTGGTCGCCCAGCGGCGAGCGAAGAAGTTCAAGAAGACGCACAGTCTGCAGAGTAA
- a CDS encoding NAD(P)H-hydrate dehydratase — translation MSLLPSSSSVKQFVYLAQQIREHECNAAKASGCDLFTLMERAGHAAFLNWKSFNAQQTLVLVGSGNNAGDGYIAASLIKQADRHVVVCAVDENKELTGDAAIAQKRWIDAGGEICNFSADALDECDVIIDALLGTGLENTVRDNVATIIKAANESTKPILSIDVPSGINADTGQPLGIAIKATKTITFVGVKQGLTTAAGKEYVGELIFDDLAIGELFVELASPSGKLININSFKGLGPRALNSHKGSYGKLLCIGGNQGTAGAIRLTSEAALRAGAGMVRVYTHESSIMPVSFGRPELMVSSNNLQHALEWASCAVIGPGLGQDEWAQNTFNQVIEYCTHNNMPLVIDADALNLLAKQASPKMPTRCVLTPHPGEASRLLKVSTGEIEFDRFSYVQQCAKRYSAVCVLKGAGTLIADGKHTWVCEEGSPALAVGGSGDVLTGIVGALLAQGLDCAEATCYGVTLHAKAGDIAGQKNGERGMLPSDLFCIVRRLINNIKP, via the coding sequence ATGTCGTTATTACCTTCATCTTCCAGCGTTAAGCAATTCGTATATTTAGCACAGCAAATAAGAGAGCATGAGTGTAATGCTGCAAAAGCCAGTGGTTGTGATCTGTTTACCCTAATGGAACGAGCGGGGCATGCCGCATTTTTAAATTGGAAATCATTCAATGCACAGCAGACTCTAGTACTCGTAGGGAGTGGCAATAACGCAGGAGATGGCTATATTGCGGCTAGCCTTATTAAGCAAGCCGATAGACATGTAGTGGTGTGTGCCGTAGATGAAAATAAAGAATTAACCGGCGATGCTGCAATAGCACAAAAGCGCTGGATTGATGCCGGTGGTGAAATTTGTAACTTTAGCGCTGATGCACTCGATGAGTGTGATGTAATCATTGATGCATTACTGGGCACTGGTCTTGAAAATACGGTACGCGATAATGTTGCCACTATAATTAAAGCGGCGAATGAAAGCACTAAACCAATACTCAGTATTGATGTGCCATCAGGTATAAATGCTGATACAGGCCAACCTTTAGGCATTGCAATTAAAGCCACTAAAACAATTACTTTTGTAGGGGTAAAACAAGGGTTAACAACGGCTGCAGGTAAAGAGTATGTTGGTGAGCTTATCTTTGATGACTTGGCTATTGGTGAGCTATTCGTAGAATTAGCGAGCCCATCGGGTAAGCTTATTAATATCAATAGTTTTAAAGGCTTAGGCCCACGTGCTCTGAATAGTCATAAAGGTAGTTATGGAAAATTACTGTGTATTGGTGGGAATCAAGGAACGGCAGGTGCTATCAGATTAACAAGCGAGGCAGCGCTTAGAGCTGGTGCTGGAATGGTCAGAGTGTATACCCATGAAAGCTCAATTATGCCAGTCAGTTTTGGCCGACCAGAGCTTATGGTAAGTAGTAATAACTTGCAACACGCATTGGAGTGGGCAAGCTGTGCTGTTATTGGCCCAGGCCTTGGACAAGACGAATGGGCGCAAAATACCTTTAATCAAGTCATTGAGTATTGTACACATAATAATATGCCTTTAGTTATTGATGCTGATGCACTTAATTTACTCGCTAAACAAGCTTCACCGAAAATGCCCACGCGGTGTGTACTTACCCCGCATCCGGGCGAAGCCTCTCGATTATTAAAGGTTTCGACTGGGGAGATAGAGTTTGATCGGTTCAGCTATGTTCAACAATGTGCTAAACGTTACTCAGCAGTTTGTGTTTTAAAAGGCGCAGGAACTTTAATAGCCGATGGTAAGCATACTTGGGTTTGTGAAGAAGGAAGCCCTGCGCTTGCTGTTGGCGGTAGCGGTGATGTTCTTACTGGTATTGTAGGGGCATTACTTGCTCAAGGGTTAGATTGTGCTGAGGCGACTTGCTATGGTGTTACACTGCATGCTAAAGCGGGTGATATTGCTGGGCAAAAAAATGGAGAGCGAGGTATGCTACCTAGCGATCTGTTTTGTATAGTGAGACGGTTAATTAATAATATAAAACCATAA
- the rplR gene encoding 50S ribosomal protein L18 — MDKKTARLRRAKRTRRNYIEQGTTRLVIHRTPRHIYAQVVNAEGNVLAAASTVEKAISETVKGTGNVAAAQAVGKAVAERAADKGIEKIAFDRSGFKYHGRVKALADAAREAGLQF, encoded by the coding sequence ATGGATAAAAAAACAGCTCGTCTACGTCGTGCTAAACGCACTCGTAGAAATTATATTGAACAAGGCACAACGCGTCTTGTTATCCACCGCACGCCACGTCACATTTACGCTCAAGTTGTAAACGCTGAGGGTAATGTACTGGCTGCTGCTTCTACTGTTGAGAAAGCTATTAGCGAAACAGTTAAAGGCACAGGCAACGTTGCAGCTGCACAAGCAGTTGGCAAAGCGGTTGCTGAACGTGCGGCTGACAAAGGCATCGAAAAGATTGCTTTTGATCGCAGTGGCTTTAAATATCACGGCCGTGTGAAGGCGCTAGCTGATGCTGCGCGTGAAGCCGGTTTGCAATTCTAG
- the rplO gene encoding 50S ribosomal protein L15, whose amino-acid sequence MHLNTLSPAAGSKTAPKRVGRGIGSGLGKTGGRGHKGQKSRSGGKVRVGFEGGQMPMQRRLPKFGFTSRKSLVSAEINLYEIAKVEGDVVDLSALQAAGLVKKNVQFVKVVKSGEVSRAVTVKGLKATKGAREAIEAAGGKVED is encoded by the coding sequence ATGCATTTGAATACACTTTCACCTGCTGCAGGTTCAAAAACTGCTCCAAAACGTGTTGGTCGTGGTATCGGTTCTGGTCTTGGTAAGACTGGTGGCCGTGGTCACAAAGGTCAAAAATCACGTTCTGGCGGTAAAGTACGCGTTGGTTTCGAAGGCGGTCAAATGCCTATGCAACGTCGTCTACCTAAGTTCGGTTTCACTTCTCGCAAATCATTAGTATCTGCAGAAATTAACCTATACGAAATCGCTAAAGTTGAAGGCGATGTGGTAGACCTAAGCGCGTTACAAGCAGCTGGTCTAGTTAAAAAGAACGTTCAGTTCGTTAAAGTTGTTAAATCTGGCGAAGTTTCACGCGCTGTTACCGTTAAAGGCCTTAAGGCTACTAAAGGTGCACGCGAAGCTATCGAAGCTGCCGGAGGCAAGGTAGAAGACTAA